From a region of the Clostridia bacterium genome:
- a CDS encoding MBOAT family protein encodes MIFSSLLFMCIFLPVVLLLYFANKNNTYRNVVLIIASLFFYAWGEPIYVLALIFSSLVDYVVGRVIHKHFGTGKAKIALLCSLIVNLGLLGVFKYSGFFIDNVNMLFGTNIPFKGFALPLGISFYTFQTMSYSIDMYRGQAKVQKSLLKFMVYVSMFPQLVAGPIVRYVDIQYQMDNRRITVKDFEEGVMRFAQGLFKKVILANSAGQVVASFLEKDLTGVSALGAWLGLLMYAFQIYYDFSGYSDMAIGLGRMFGFKFLENFNYPYISKNVTEFWRRWHISLGTFFRDYVYIPLGGNRKHHIRNILIVWFLTGFWHGASWNFILWGLYYGMLLLIEKKFFKGALLKLPKVLGWIYSNVLVLFGWALFYFVDMSRLKQFFVTAFGGTGVWIDLSFKSAFMGNIFLLILLVVCATPAFKLFCEKLKEKLPALYRVLCPVWVAAIMLTAFTLLVGQTYNPFLYFRF; translated from the coding sequence CATCCCTGTTCTTTTATGCCTGGGGTGAGCCCATTTATGTACTGGCACTGATTTTCAGCTCACTGGTGGATTATGTGGTGGGCAGAGTTATTCATAAGCATTTCGGAACGGGCAAGGCGAAAATTGCGTTGCTTTGTTCGCTGATTGTCAACCTGGGTCTTTTGGGTGTGTTTAAATACAGCGGATTCTTTATCGACAATGTGAACATGCTTTTCGGCACCAACATTCCCTTTAAAGGCTTTGCATTGCCGCTTGGCATTTCCTTTTATACCTTCCAGACCATGTCCTATTCTATTGACATGTACCGCGGTCAGGCAAAGGTGCAGAAATCCCTGCTGAAGTTCATGGTTTATGTTTCCATGTTCCCGCAGTTGGTGGCAGGCCCGATTGTTCGTTATGTAGACATTCAGTACCAGATGGACAACCGCAGAATCACCGTCAAGGACTTTGAAGAGGGTGTTATGCGGTTTGCGCAAGGGCTTTTCAAGAAGGTCATTTTAGCCAACAGCGCAGGTCAGGTGGTGGCAAGCTTCTTAGAAAAGGATTTAACGGGCGTTTCGGCTCTTGGTGCGTGGCTCGGCCTTTTGATGTACGCGTTCCAGATTTATTATGACTTTTCCGGTTATTCGGATATGGCAATCGGTTTAGGACGTATGTTCGGCTTTAAATTCTTAGAAAACTTTAATTATCCGTACATCTCCAAAAATGTGACCGAGTTCTGGCGCAGATGGCACATTTCTTTGGGTACATTTTTCAGGGATTATGTGTATATTCCCTTAGGCGGTAACCGCAAGCATCACATAAGAAACATTCTGATTGTGTGGTTTTTAACCGGCTTCTGGCACGGTGCAAGCTGGAACTTTATCCTGTGGGGCTTATACTATGGTATGCTCCTGCTGATTGAAAAGAAATTTTTCAAGGGTGCACTTTTAAAATTGCCGAAAGTTTTGGGCTGGATTTACAGCAATGTTTTGGTTTTGTTTGGTTGGGCGCTGTTCTATTTTGTGGATATGTCCAGGCTCAAGCAGTTCTTTGTAACTGCCTTTGGCGGTACGGGTGTGTGGATTGACCTTTCGTTTAAAAGCGCGTTTATGGGTAATATTTTCCTGCTTATTTTGTTGGTTGTGTGTGCAACACCTGCCTTTAAGCTGTTTTGTGAAAAGCTTAAGGAAAAGCTTCCTGCTCTTTACAGAGTACTCTGTCCCGTATGGGTTGCGGCGATTATGCTGACTGCCTTTACCTTACTTGTGGGACAGACCTATAACCCGTTCTTATATTTCAGATTTTAA